One part of the Ignavibacteriales bacterium genome encodes these proteins:
- a CDS encoding PAS domain S-box protein, protein MKKQLQEFSQFVFRSPDNPEPDQARLVALLRNSIWAIVLSGGINFIGSLVLSSNITRYALILAGCVMIALAAHLLLGRVGLRVAAISMLGSGWLMTTALCLTGGGLRSPVFLLFAVLSLAAAVLLGRKALFVSVAATILVAFGLASLEANGLLPQSSSTITPYSLFFNYTALLVLIWYLQLFITGSLTKALGDSQIEVSSRREAEERAIMSRLLLRSVLDSTQDLIVAVDNEMNVMAFNKPVFERVQKLNKITPFVGMPLEDMLPEHRRRVVLEAGGRVLKGEQVTLESSSPTANGGTAINEEVYTPIRTVDGTIEGFTIFVRTITDRKASEKRLQEAQSMLAQVLDTIPQSVFWKDRDGTFLGCNKAFARDTRFHTPGAVIGRNDYDLTPSHDIAEAYCADDRGVIESGRPKHHIVHRSNNVDRPGRWIDTTKIPLVAEDGSIFGVLGVFEDVTERKQSEEALQQERNLLRTLIDSLPDSVFIYIKDCSSRYVINNLAHIRSLGATSQDEVIGKRSFDYFTGDQASRFFEDEQEVIRSGEPLIDREEITYDKELAEPRWHLTTKVPLRDSAGNVVGLVGMSSDITERKRAEEALKESEARFRSLYDNSTVGLYRTTPDGRVLMSNPAVVEMLGYDSFDQLMQKNIEQQDFDPDYPRSEFREKLERDGTIKGLESAWRRRDGTVIFVRESATVVRDEGGRALYYDGVVEDITERKRAEEALSEERERLAVTLRSIGDGVITTDLQGNILLMNRVAELLTGWPLDEAVGRPLSEVFRIIDEHTRENRKNPVEEVLETRRVIELANHTVLVNRSGDEIVVADSGAPIFDKQSNIIGVVLVFRDTTEKQRLLANMQRADKLQSLGVLAGGLAHDFNNLLGGIFGYLELAQNHSGPNEKAKRYIEKAMTTFNRAKDLTQQLLTFSKGGAPNRKTGSIAPVLRENTLFALSGSSVSPAFALESDLWLCDFDENQIGQVIDNLVINAQQAMPLGGSITISAQNVRLTSESSVPLDAGNYVRFSVTDSGTGIPPNILPRIFDPFFTTKQKGSGLGLTTVYSIVEKHNGTITVDSKQDKGTTFHVYLPASELTIVEEAPQVVTKHIGKGRILVMDDEESIRETTQDMLESLGYEVVCAQEGQEAIDCYHSASTEGRAFDAVIMDLTVPGGIGGKEGIRKLREQYPNVIAFVSSGYSNDPVLANPTEYGFTDKIQKPFRLDELSRLLHRHFSTEKS, encoded by the coding sequence ATGAAGAAGCAACTTCAGGAATTCTCTCAATTTGTATTCAGATCGCCCGACAATCCTGAACCCGATCAGGCGAGGTTGGTGGCGCTGCTGCGGAATTCCATCTGGGCAATTGTCCTCAGCGGTGGAATCAACTTCATAGGCAGTCTTGTGCTCTCATCGAACATTACCCGGTACGCGCTCATCCTTGCCGGCTGCGTGATGATCGCTCTTGCCGCGCACCTCCTCCTTGGGAGGGTCGGACTCCGGGTGGCGGCGATTTCCATGCTAGGCTCAGGATGGCTCATGACAACCGCATTATGTTTGACTGGCGGAGGGCTCAGGTCCCCGGTTTTCCTATTGTTCGCTGTGCTCTCACTCGCGGCCGCTGTCCTTCTGGGAAGAAAAGCACTGTTTGTTTCCGTGGCCGCGACGATCCTAGTGGCCTTTGGCCTTGCGTCTCTTGAGGCGAACGGTCTTCTCCCTCAATCATCATCGACCATCACGCCGTACTCTCTCTTTTTCAACTACACGGCGCTTCTGGTACTCATTTGGTACTTACAACTTTTCATCACGGGCTCGTTGACGAAAGCGCTCGGGGATTCGCAAATCGAGGTATCCTCCCGCAGAGAAGCCGAAGAGAGAGCAATCATGAGCCGTTTGCTTCTCAGGTCGGTTCTCGACAGTACGCAGGACTTGATTGTCGCTGTCGACAATGAGATGAACGTGATGGCCTTCAACAAACCTGTGTTTGAACGTGTCCAGAAGTTGAACAAGATCACACCCTTTGTGGGAATGCCGCTTGAGGATATGCTTCCAGAACACAGAAGGAGGGTGGTGCTGGAGGCGGGGGGGAGGGTGCTCAAGGGCGAACAAGTGACCCTGGAGTCTTCCTCTCCAACTGCGAATGGAGGCACCGCCATCAATGAAGAGGTCTATACGCCGATTCGAACCGTGGACGGAACGATCGAAGGCTTCACAATTTTCGTGCGCACGATTACAGACCGCAAGGCTTCGGAGAAGCGGCTGCAGGAGGCGCAATCGATGCTCGCACAGGTGTTGGATACGATACCCCAGTCGGTTTTTTGGAAAGACCGCGATGGCACATTCCTTGGGTGCAACAAGGCCTTTGCCCGCGATACACGCTTCCACACTCCGGGTGCGGTGATCGGTAGAAACGACTATGATTTGACCCCTTCCCATGACATTGCCGAGGCCTACTGTGCAGATGACCGGGGGGTGATCGAGAGTGGCCGGCCAAAACATCACATCGTCCACCGCTCGAACAACGTCGATCGTCCGGGGCGCTGGATTGATACCACAAAAATTCCATTGGTCGCAGAAGACGGGTCGATCTTTGGCGTTCTTGGGGTGTTTGAAGATGTCACTGAAAGAAAACAATCCGAAGAGGCCCTCCAGCAGGAACGGAACCTTCTTCGCACGCTGATCGACAGCCTGCCGGACTCGGTCTTTATCTACATCAAAGACTGCTCGAGCAGGTATGTGATTAACAATCTCGCACATATCCGCTCGCTTGGTGCCACGAGTCAGGATGAAGTGATAGGGAAACGATCGTTTGATTACTTTACCGGCGATCAGGCCTCCAGGTTTTTCGAAGATGAGCAAGAGGTGATTCGATCGGGCGAGCCGCTTATTGACAGGGAGGAGATCACGTACGACAAGGAGCTTGCCGAGCCCCGGTGGCACCTGACAACAAAGGTTCCGCTGCGGGATTCTGCCGGCAACGTCGTTGGACTGGTAGGGATGAGCAGCGATATTACGGAACGTAAGAGAGCGGAGGAGGCGTTGAAGGAAAGTGAAGCGCGTTTCCGGAGCCTGTACGACAACTCAACAGTGGGCCTGTATCGCACCACGCCGGACGGTCGTGTCCTGATGTCGAACCCTGCTGTCGTGGAAATGCTCGGCTACGATTCATTTGACCAGCTCATGCAGAAGAACATTGAGCAGCAGGATTTTGATCCGGACTATCCGCGGTCTGAATTCCGGGAGAAGCTTGAGCGGGATGGAACGATCAAAGGGCTTGAGAGCGCCTGGCGGCGCAGGGATGGCACGGTTATTTTCGTTCGAGAGAGCGCCACGGTCGTGCGCGATGAGGGAGGACGGGCGCTCTACTACGACGGAGTCGTCGAGGACATTACGGAACGAAAGCGGGCCGAAGAGGCGCTTTCTGAAGAGCGCGAGCGCCTGGCGGTAACCTTGCGAAGCATCGGAGACGGGGTTATCACGACCGATCTCCAGGGCAATATCCTCCTGATGAACCGCGTGGCGGAGCTCCTCACCGGATGGCCTCTGGATGAAGCGGTGGGAAGACCCCTGAGCGAAGTGTTCCGCATCATCGATGAACATACACGCGAGAATCGAAAGAACCCGGTCGAAGAGGTCCTGGAAACAAGACGGGTCATCGAACTGGCGAACCATACTGTGCTCGTGAACCGGAGCGGAGACGAGATCGTCGTTGCAGACAGCGGGGCACCGATATTCGACAAACAGAGCAACATCATCGGCGTGGTGCTCGTGTTCCGCGATACGACCGAGAAGCAGAGGCTTCTGGCTAACATGCAGCGCGCGGACAAACTGCAGTCATTAGGCGTACTCGCAGGGGGGCTCGCGCACGATTTTAACAACTTGCTTGGTGGTATCTTCGGGTATCTCGAGTTGGCGCAGAATCACAGCGGTCCGAATGAAAAAGCCAAACGCTATATCGAGAAGGCGATGACAACGTTCAATCGGGCGAAGGACCTGACCCAGCAGCTGCTCACGTTCTCCAAAGGGGGAGCTCCAAACCGGAAAACCGGTTCCATCGCGCCTGTGCTCAGAGAAAACACACTGTTCGCGCTGAGTGGTTCAAGCGTCTCACCGGCCTTTGCGTTGGAGAGCGATCTCTGGCTGTGCGATTTCGATGAAAACCAGATCGGTCAGGTAATCGACAACCTGGTCATCAACGCTCAGCAGGCAATGCCGCTTGGCGGTTCAATTACAATCTCCGCACAGAACGTCCGCCTCACGTCCGAGAGCAGTGTCCCTCTCGACGCCGGCAACTACGTACGGTTTTCTGTGACGGATTCTGGAACAGGCATCCCCCCCAACATCCTGCCGCGCATCTTCGATCCGTTCTTTACAACGAAGCAGAAGGGGAGCGGGCTAGGACTTACGACTGTGTATTCAATTGTCGAGAAACACAACGGAACAATCACGGTCGATTCCAAGCAGGATAAGGGGACGACGTTTCACGTCTATCTTCCCGCATCCGAGCTTACGATCGTCGAGGAGGCGCCGCAGGTTGTCACGAAGCACATCGGGAAGGGGCGTATCCTCGTGATGGATGATGAGGAGTCCATTCGCGAGACAACACAGGACATGCTCGAGAGCCTGGGGTATGAAGTGGTGTGCGCGCAGGAGGGTCAGGAGGCAATCGATTGCTACCATTCGGCCTCCACGGAAGGAAGGGCATTCGATGCGGTGATTATGGATTTGACCGTGCCCGGAGGAATTGGAGGGAAGGAGGGAATCCGGAAATTGCGAGAGCAGTATCCGAACGTCATCGCATTTGTCTCCAGCGGCTACTCCAACGATCCGGTGCTTGCGAATCCAACGGAATATGGGTTCACAGACAAGATCCAAAAACCGTTCCGTCTGGATGAACTCTCGAGACTCCTGCACCGGCATTTTTCGACAGAGAAATCATAG
- a CDS encoding redoxin domain-containing protein, with the protein MKKTMLLLALMCIALTLFAQAPDTTTLTKVGQAVPDFNVTTLDGKVLKIADLKGKVVLINFFATWCGPCMGEMPHVEKEIWQQLKNESLVVLAIGREHSKEELVKFNKEKGFTFLIAPDPKREIYSKFAKQFIPRNYVVGKDGMIVFQSMGYATEEFTKMVELIKSQLKPKV; encoded by the coding sequence ATGAAGAAAACCATGCTCTTGCTCGCGCTCATGTGCATCGCCCTCACATTGTTTGCACAGGCTCCTGACACCACAACCCTGACGAAAGTTGGTCAAGCGGTGCCGGACTTCAACGTGACGACGCTGGATGGAAAGGTTTTGAAGATCGCGGACCTGAAGGGCAAGGTCGTTCTCATCAACTTCTTCGCGACGTGGTGCGGGCCATGCATGGGGGAGATGCCGCACGTCGAGAAAGAGATCTGGCAGCAGCTGAAGAACGAAAGCCTTGTTGTCCTGGCGATCGGACGGGAACACTCGAAGGAAGAGCTGGTCAAGTTCAACAAGGAGAAAGGATTTACGTTTCTCATCGCCCCCGACCCGAAACGGGAAATCTACAGTAAGTTCGCAAAGCAGTTCATTCCGAGAAACTATGTGGTTGGGAAAGACGGAATGATAGTGTTCCAATCGATGGGATACGCGACTGAAGAGTTCACGAAGATGGTTGAACTGATCAAGTCGCAGCTCAAGCCAAAAGTGTAG
- a CDS encoding alpha/beta fold hydrolase gives MSTFVLIHGAWHGGWCWSKVAQLLRQSGHPVLTPDLPGHGGDQTPVGEITLKKYADSVVALLDQQPAPVILVGHSMGGLVISEAAEKRPEKVKSLVYVCAFLLRNGETLGGVAGRDSHALVMPNLVVAQDQVSARVAEGMIRQTFYTNCSLNDASSAQSRLVPQALAPFMTPLQLTEARYGRVPRQYVECTHDRAISIGVQREMHANSPCRKIHTLETDHSPFLSAPQELASILITISGR, from the coding sequence ATGAGCACGTTTGTACTGATCCATGGAGCATGGCACGGCGGATGGTGTTGGAGCAAGGTCGCTCAGCTACTGCGGCAAAGCGGGCATCCGGTGCTCACTCCGGATCTGCCCGGGCATGGCGGGGATCAGACTCCGGTTGGAGAAATCACGTTAAAGAAGTACGCCGACTCTGTCGTTGCGTTGCTCGACCAGCAGCCCGCACCGGTAATACTCGTCGGCCATAGCATGGGGGGGCTCGTCATCAGCGAGGCGGCGGAGAAACGCCCGGAAAAGGTCAAGTCACTTGTGTACGTCTGCGCGTTTCTGCTCCGGAATGGAGAAACCCTTGGAGGAGTAGCCGGGCGTGACTCTCATGCGCTGGTAATGCCAAACCTGGTTGTTGCCCAGGACCAGGTGAGTGCCAGAGTAGCCGAGGGCATGATACGTCAAACGTTCTACACGAATTGCTCGCTCAACGACGCGTCCTCTGCTCAGTCGCGATTGGTGCCACAGGCTCTTGCGCCTTTTATGACTCCGCTTCAGCTTACAGAGGCAAGGTACGGCCGGGTGCCGCGCCAGTACGTCGAGTGTACGCACGATCGGGCCATTTCTATCGGCGTCCAGAGGGAGATGCACGCAAACTCCCCCTGCAGAAAAATTCACACGCTTGAGACGGATCATTCCCCGTTTCTCTCAGCTCCGCAGGAACTGGCTTCAATCCTCATCACGATCAGCGGCAGGTGA
- a CDS encoding DUF5687 family protein encodes MTLWLFQHQWKSIRRSSDFRSKVAANIIFGLLMLIVALEFLLLGFFLDRILSRNLPPGSDSVDLVDGVLVFYFGIDFILRLFFQKLRSITARQYVLQPVSRKRIAHFVLVKTMGTAVNFLPLFILIPFFFTGVLRIHPFLASTAWLVSLLSLLVFNTFLANYSKMKFFTHPIQTVLAVGVLVAIVLLEKFQVLSFELLSAQLFGSVLHHPFLAAVPLLASAAIYGINLRFLIDHLYLEDLVAGGRAKSFREHFPLLGGFGEIGTLISLDLKLMMRNKRARISLWMPFLMVFYGLLFYRMEHFNIGSAFTEFMLIFVGTFITGFFIMSYGLTTFCYESRHFSLILTNRIDMFIYLKARYYLMLLVTTLVYILSLFYIYFGMRVFVVNSLMFLFNIGCSTFYFLYLSTFNKSRFDLSGSVFSTQGKGANQFVAIFVLMIVVAVPFLTLQWLIGGQAGLLGLGVLGVLGFVFHNQILVLLTRQFERRKYIMAEGFRQL; translated from the coding sequence ATGACACTCTGGCTTTTTCAGCATCAGTGGAAATCCATCAGAAGATCCAGCGATTTCCGGAGCAAAGTCGCCGCGAACATCATCTTTGGACTTCTGATGCTCATCGTGGCTCTGGAATTTCTGCTCCTCGGCTTTTTCCTGGATCGCATCCTCAGCCGGAACCTCCCTCCCGGAAGCGATTCCGTCGACCTTGTTGACGGTGTGCTGGTATTCTACTTTGGCATCGACTTTATCCTGAGACTTTTTTTTCAGAAGCTGCGGTCGATTACGGCCCGCCAATATGTGCTGCAGCCCGTAAGCCGGAAACGAATTGCGCACTTCGTTCTCGTGAAGACGATGGGGACTGCGGTCAACTTCCTTCCGCTCTTTATCCTTATTCCGTTCTTCTTCACCGGTGTGCTGAGGATTCATCCCTTCCTTGCTTCCACCGCCTGGCTCGTTTCACTGCTTTCGCTCCTGGTATTCAACACCTTCCTTGCCAACTATTCAAAGATGAAGTTCTTCACACATCCGATACAAACGGTTCTCGCCGTTGGCGTTCTTGTCGCGATTGTCCTCCTTGAGAAATTCCAGGTTCTATCGTTCGAATTGCTCAGCGCTCAGCTCTTCGGTTCAGTGCTCCACCACCCGTTTCTCGCCGCCGTCCCGCTTCTCGCCTCGGCAGCGATCTATGGCATCAATCTCCGGTTTCTGATAGATCATCTGTATCTCGAAGACCTTGTGGCTGGAGGCAGGGCGAAATCGTTCCGGGAACATTTCCCGCTCCTAGGCGGATTCGGCGAAATCGGGACGCTCATTTCGTTGGACCTCAAGTTGATGATGCGGAACAAACGAGCGCGCATCAGTCTTTGGATGCCCTTCCTCATGGTGTTCTATGGGCTGCTGTTTTACCGGATGGAGCATTTCAACATCGGTTCCGCATTTACGGAGTTCATGCTGATATTCGTAGGTACGTTTATTACCGGTTTCTTCATCATGTCCTACGGACTCACAACGTTCTGCTATGAGAGCAGACACTTCAGCCTGATCCTGACCAACAGGATAGACATGTTCATATATCTCAAAGCGCGGTACTATCTCATGCTGCTGGTCACCACGCTGGTATACATTCTATCTCTTTTCTACATCTACTTTGGGATGAGAGTGTTCGTGGTGAACAGTCTCATGTTTCTGTTCAACATCGGCTGCTCAACGTTCTACTTCCTCTACCTGTCAACGTTTAACAAGAGCAGATTCGATTTGAGCGGCAGCGTGTTCAGCACCCAGGGGAAGGGAGCGAATCAGTTCGTGGCGATATTCGTGCTTATGATCGTTGTGGCGGTCCCGTTTCTTACTCTCCAGTGGTTGATCGGAGGGCAGGCCGGTCTTCTCGGCCTTGGAGTGCTTGGGGTGCTGGGATTTGTCTTCCACAATCAGATCCTCGTGCTTCTCACGAGACAATTTGAGCGAAGAAAATACATCATGGCGGAAGGATTCAGACAACTATGA